One genomic region from Paracoccus pantotrophus encodes:
- the cobD gene encoding threonine-phosphate decarboxylase CobD: MRDHGGDIDKAASRFGRADWIDLSTGINRRPWPVGPLSPHALTALPTRADAARLCAAAAARFGCPQDQVLPLAGASAAIQLLPQVLAGRRAAVLSPTYNEHAASLRAAGWEVAEPTDPAALEGADLAVIVNPNNPDGREFPPAQIAAIAATVGHLVVDESFADPRPDLSAAGARPDNVTALRSFGKFWGLAGLRLGFAIAAPDLLARLAERTGPWSVSGPALEIGAQALADAQWIDDTVVWLSEAALHLDQIVTPHWPLVGGTHLFRLYDTPDAQAAHERLARAGIWSRIFPWHPRWIRLGIPGNRAEFDRVAGAFTAPG, from the coding sequence ATGCGCGACCACGGCGGCGACATCGACAAGGCGGCCAGCCGCTTCGGCCGGGCGGACTGGATCGACCTGTCCACGGGAATCAACCGCCGGCCCTGGCCTGTCGGGCCGCTTTCGCCCCACGCCCTGACCGCGCTGCCGACGCGGGCCGATGCCGCCCGGCTCTGCGCCGCGGCCGCGGCCCGATTCGGCTGCCCGCAGGACCAGGTGCTGCCGCTGGCCGGCGCCTCGGCGGCGATCCAGCTTTTGCCGCAGGTGCTGGCGGGCCGGCGCGCGGCGGTGCTGTCCCCGACCTATAACGAACACGCCGCCAGCCTGCGCGCCGCCGGCTGGGAGGTGGCAGAGCCCACCGACCCGGCCGCGCTGGAGGGCGCCGACCTGGCGGTGATCGTGAACCCGAACAACCCGGACGGGCGCGAGTTCCCGCCCGCACAGATCGCCGCCATCGCCGCCACGGTCGGGCATCTGGTCGTCGACGAGAGCTTCGCCGATCCGCGCCCCGACCTGTCGGCGGCGGGCGCGCGGCCCGATAACGTGACGGCGCTACGCAGCTTTGGCAAGTTCTGGGGCTTGGCCGGGCTGCGGCTGGGCTTCGCCATCGCCGCCCCTGATCTGCTGGCGCGCCTTGCCGAGCGCACCGGCCCCTGGTCGGTCAGCGGCCCGGCGCTGGAGATCGGCGCGCAGGCGCTGGCCGACGCGCAATGGATCGACGACACCGTGGTCTGGCTGTCCGAGGCGGCGCTGCATCTCGACCAGATCGTCACCCCGCATTGGCCGCTGGTGGGCGGCACGCATCTGTTCCGACTCTACGATACGCCCGACGCGCAGGCCGCGCATGAGCGGCTGGCCCGCGCCGGCATCTGGAGCCGCATCTTTCCCTGGCATCCGCGCTGGATTCGCCTGGGCATTCCCGGCAATCGCGCGGAATTCGACCGCGTGGCGGGCGCCTTTACCGCACCCGGTTGA
- the trxB gene encoding thioredoxin-disulfide reductase, with translation MSHVPAEIAADTSLPAHSRVLIVGSGPAGYTAAVYAARAMLSPVLIQGMQPGGQLTITTEVENWPGETEIQGPDLMVRMEAHARAMGARIFTDTVTRLDLGQRPFLAELDSGARITADAVILATGAQARWLGLPSEERFKGFGVSACATCDGFFYRGREVVVVGGGNTAVEEALFLTNFASKVTLIHRRDSLRSEKILQERLFRNPKVSILWDHELVEVQGEDQPPGVTGVRVRHVRQGTEQVVPADGVFIAIGHAPASELVKDQLELHHGGYVKVEPGTTRTSIPGVFAAGDLTDHVYRQAVTSAGMGCMAALDAERYLAEHDMAGAPNPHAAEILA, from the coding sequence ATGTCCCATGTTCCCGCCGAGATCGCCGCCGATACCAGCCTGCCCGCCCACAGCCGCGTGCTGATCGTGGGCTCGGGCCCGGCCGGCTATACCGCCGCCGTCTATGCCGCGCGCGCGATGCTTTCGCCGGTGCTGATCCAGGGCATGCAGCCGGGCGGCCAGCTGACCATCACCACCGAGGTCGAGAACTGGCCCGGCGAGACCGAGATCCAGGGCCCCGACCTGATGGTCAGGATGGAGGCCCATGCCCGCGCCATGGGCGCGCGCATCTTTACCGATACGGTGACGCGGCTGGACCTGGGCCAGCGCCCCTTCCTGGCCGAGCTTGATTCGGGCGCGCGCATCACCGCGGATGCGGTGATCCTGGCCACCGGCGCCCAGGCGCGCTGGCTGGGCCTGCCCAGCGAGGAAAGGTTCAAGGGATTCGGCGTCTCGGCCTGCGCCACCTGCGACGGCTTCTTCTATCGCGGCCGCGAGGTCGTGGTGGTGGGCGGCGGCAATACCGCGGTCGAGGAGGCGCTGTTTTTGACCAATTTCGCCAGCAAGGTGACGCTGATCCATCGCCGCGACAGCCTGCGCTCCGAAAAGATCCTGCAGGAGCGGCTGTTCCGCAATCCCAAGGTCTCGATCCTGTGGGATCACGAGCTGGTCGAGGTGCAGGGCGAGGACCAGCCGCCGGGCGTGACCGGCGTGCGCGTGCGCCATGTCCGCCAGGGGACCGAGCAGGTGGTGCCCGCGGACGGTGTCTTCATCGCCATCGGCCATGCGCCGGCCTCGGAACTGGTCAAGGACCAGCTGGAGCTGCATCACGGCGGCTATGTCAAGGTCGAGCCGGGCACGACCCGGACCTCGATCCCCGGCGTCTTCGCGGCGGGCGACCTGACCGACCACGTCTATCGCCAGGCGGTGACCAGCGCCGGCATGGGCTGCATGGCGGCGCTGGATGCCGAGCGTTACCTGGCCGAGCATGACATGGCCGGCGCGCCGAACCCGCATGCGGCCGAGATCCTGGCCTGA
- the lgt gene encoding prolipoprotein diacylglyceryl transferase, with amino-acid sequence MIPFPDISPEIFTIHVFGMAFSLRWYALAYLAGLLIGWRIIVALMRRPRLWGDAAPMRPERVEELLTWVIVGVVLGGRLGFVLFYEPAYYLANPGQIPVIWQGGMSFHGGFLGVVLASWWYCRRHGIPALRLADALSMATPIGLGLGRVANFINAELWGRPTDMPWGVIFPGEAAQNCPGIAGPCARHPSQLYEAGLEGVLLAAALFLLVRMGGLRRPGQALGLFLIGYGLSRFVVEFFRQADAQFITPDNPLGHVLGGPLWGVTMGQLLSLPMVLVGLAFLIRARMRPALPQTDA; translated from the coding sequence ATGATCCCCTTTCCCGACATCTCGCCCGAGATCTTCACCATCCATGTTTTCGGCATGGCCTTTTCGCTGCGCTGGTATGCGCTGGCCTATCTGGCCGGGCTGCTGATCGGCTGGCGCATCATCGTGGCGCTGATGCGGCGGCCGCGGCTTTGGGGCGACGCGGCGCCCATGCGGCCCGAGCGGGTCGAGGAATTGCTGACCTGGGTGATCGTCGGCGTGGTGCTGGGTGGGCGGCTGGGCTTCGTGCTGTTCTACGAGCCGGCCTATTACCTGGCCAATCCGGGGCAGATCCCGGTGATCTGGCAGGGCGGCATGTCCTTTCACGGCGGTTTCCTGGGCGTGGTCTTGGCCTCCTGGTGGTATTGCCGGCGCCACGGCATCCCGGCGCTGCGGCTGGCCGATGCGTTGTCGATGGCGACGCCCATCGGGCTCGGCCTCGGCCGGGTGGCGAATTTCATCAATGCCGAGCTGTGGGGCCGGCCGACCGATATGCCCTGGGGCGTGATCTTCCCGGGCGAGGCGGCGCAGAACTGTCCCGGCATCGCCGGCCCCTGCGCCCGCCACCCGAGCCAGCTCTACGAGGCGGGGCTGGAGGGCGTGCTGCTGGCCGCGGCGCTGTTCCTGCTGGTTCGCATGGGCGGGCTGCGCCGGCCAGGGCAGGCGCTGGGGCTGTTCCTGATCGGCTATGGCCTGTCGCGTTTCGTCGTCGAGTTCTTCCGCCAGGCCGATGCGCAATTCATCACCCCCGACAATCCGCTGGGCCATGTGCTGGGCGGGCCGCTCTGGGGCGTGACCATGGGCCAGCTTCTGTCGCTGCCCATGGTGCTGGTCGGGCTGGCCTTCCTGATTCGCGCGCGCATGCGGCCGGCCCTGCCGCAGACGGACGCATGA
- a CDS encoding YdcH family protein → MNAQHEMSHEEIARAKLEVLRREHRDLDEAIAALSSQSLTHSLTLQRLKKQKLALKDRIARLEDELTPDIIA, encoded by the coding sequence ATGAACGCCCAGCACGAGATGTCCCATGAAGAGATCGCCCGCGCCAAGCTGGAGGTGCTGCGGCGCGAACATCGGGATCTGGACGAGGCGATCGCCGCGCTGTCGAGCCAGAGCCTGACCCATTCGCTGACCCTGCAACGGCTGAAAAAGCAGAAGCTGGCGCTGAAGGACCGCATCGCCCGGCTCGAGGACGAGCTGACCCCCGACATCATCGCCTGA
- a CDS encoding Hsp20 family protein, with amino-acid sequence MTKISLAAHPFLLGFDQLERLAERAAKGAEGYPPYNIEHQGPNGFRITLAVAGFSEDDLSITLEDRQLVVRGRQAEAEEGRVFLHRGIASRAFQRSFVLADGVEVVSAGLENGLLNIDLRRSVPDSIVQTIPISRK; translated from the coding sequence ATGACCAAGATCAGTCTGGCCGCTCATCCGTTCCTGCTGGGGTTCGACCAGTTGGAACGCCTGGCCGAAAGGGCCGCCAAGGGCGCCGAGGGCTATCCGCCCTACAACATCGAACACCAGGGGCCCAACGGCTTTCGCATCACGCTGGCCGTGGCCGGTTTTTCCGAGGACGACCTGTCGATCACGCTGGAGGACCGTCAGCTGGTGGTTCGCGGCCGCCAGGCCGAGGCCGAGGAAGGCCGCGTCTTCCTGCACCGCGGCATCGCGTCCCGCGCCTTCCAGCGCAGCTTCGTGCTGGCGGACGGGGTCGAGGTGGTGTCGGCGGGACTGGAAAACGGGCTTCTGAACATCGACCTGCGCCGCTCGGTGCCTGACAGCATCGTGCAGACCATACCGATCAGCCGCAAGTGA
- a CDS encoding DUF6476 family protein, producing the protein MARDDRLDAGPEEALPMLRWLRILVTALAAVMGIGMLVIAALLWLRLSQPPLPELPEQVALPEGAVPAAVTFARDWLVVVTEAGEVLLYDRQGRLRERVQP; encoded by the coding sequence ATGGCACGGGATGATAGGCTGGATGCGGGGCCAGAGGAAGCGTTGCCGATGCTGCGCTGGCTGCGCATCCTGGTGACGGCCCTGGCGGCGGTGATGGGCATCGGCATGCTGGTGATCGCGGCGCTTTTGTGGCTGCGCCTGTCGCAGCCGCCGCTGCCCGAACTGCCCGAGCAGGTCGCCCTGCCCGAGGGCGCGGTGCCCGCCGCCGTCACCTTCGCCCGCGACTGGCTGGTGGTGGTGACCGAGGCGGGCGAGGTGCTGCTTTATGATCGTCAGGGCCGGCTGCGCGAGCGGGTTCAGCCCTGA
- a CDS encoding class I SAM-dependent methyltransferase, with translation MTPLARLIAARIRLSGPMGLDEYMRLCLLHPEHGYYATRDPFGAGGDFTTAPEISQIFGEMVGLALAQAWLDQGAPSPFTLAEIGPGRGTLMADILRAIRIVPGMAEAARVALVEASPHLRRIQRDRLGAVAHLDDVSQLPQAPLFLVANEFFDALPIRQFRRGARGWAERVVALDGQGGLEMGLVPASDAALPPAPQGVIRETCPEALPIVAQLAARIAAHGGCAILIDYGGWDGQGDTFQALRRHRPEDPLANPGQADLTAHVDFAPLAAAARAAGARVSRMVAQGDWLKRLGIEARARRLERAGDGGAMAALHRLTAPDEMGQLFKVLAFWARHAPVPAGFEPLDDDADDA, from the coding sequence ATGACGCCGCTGGCCCGCCTGATCGCGGCGCGCATCCGGCTGTCGGGGCCGATGGGCCTGGACGAATACATGCGGCTTTGCCTGCTGCATCCCGAGCATGGCTATTACGCCACCCGCGACCCGTTCGGCGCGGGCGGCGATTTCACCACCGCGCCCGAGATCAGCCAGATCTTCGGCGAGATGGTCGGCCTGGCGCTGGCGCAGGCCTGGCTGGACCAGGGCGCGCCCAGCCCCTTTACCCTGGCCGAGATCGGACCGGGGCGCGGCACGCTGATGGCCGACATCCTGCGCGCCATCCGCATCGTGCCCGGCATGGCCGAGGCGGCGCGGGTGGCGCTGGTCGAGGCCTCGCCGCATCTGCGCCGGATCCAGCGCGACCGGCTGGGCGCGGTCGCGCATCTGGACGACGTGTCGCAACTGCCGCAGGCGCCGCTGTTCCTGGTCGCCAACGAGTTCTTCGACGCCCTGCCGATCCGGCAGTTCCGGCGCGGCGCCCGAGGCTGGGCCGAGCGGGTCGTGGCGCTGGACGGGCAGGGCGGGCTGGAGATGGGGCTGGTCCCGGCCTCCGATGCCGCGCTGCCCCCGGCGCCACAGGGGGTGATCCGCGAAACCTGCCCCGAGGCGTTGCCGATCGTCGCGCAGCTCGCCGCGCGGATCGCGGCGCATGGCGGCTGCGCCATCCTCATCGACTATGGCGGCTGGGACGGGCAGGGCGATACCTTCCAGGCCCTGCGCCGCCACCGGCCCGAGGATCCGCTGGCCAATCCGGGCCAGGCCGACCTGACCGCGCATGTCGATTTCGCGCCCCTGGCCGCGGCGGCGCGGGCGGCGGGGGCGCGCGTCTCGCGCATGGTCGCGCAGGGCGACTGGCTGAAGCGGCTGGGGATCGAGGCGCGGGCGCGGCGACTGGAACGCGCGGGCGACGGGGGGGCGATGGCCGCGCTTCATCGCTTGACCGCACCCGATGAAATGGGACAGTTGTTCAAGGTGCTGGCCTTCTGGGCTCGCCATGCGCCCGTCCCCGCCGGATTCGAGCCCCTGGACGACGATGCAGACGACGCTTGA
- a CDS encoding DUF1150 family protein, whose protein sequence is MNEKFDFGPENAGNIVYIRRVAMDSLPDEVRRQVPGADALYAVHGPDGERLALVKDRSLAFMLARQNELTPVSVH, encoded by the coding sequence ATGAACGAGAAATTCGATTTCGGCCCGGAAAACGCGGGCAACATCGTCTATATCCGCCGCGTCGCGATGGACAGCCTGCCCGACGAGGTGCGCCGCCAGGTGCCCGGAGCCGACGCGCTTTACGCCGTGCATGGCCCCGACGGAGAGCGGCTGGCCCTGGTCAAGGACCGCAGCCTGGCCTTCATGCTGGCCCGCCAGAACGAACTGACCCCGGTCAGCGTCCACTAA
- a CDS encoding accessory factor UbiK family protein, with the protein MTANNRFLDDLSKLMTNAMGVAQGAKDEAQTAFNGWIDRWLAERDFVTREEFEAVREMAIKARSENAELRARLDALEGKGVASVNATGPLGTGDAQG; encoded by the coding sequence ATGACCGCGAACAACCGCTTTCTCGACGATCTCTCGAAATTGATGACCAATGCCATGGGCGTGGCCCAGGGCGCCAAGGACGAGGCGCAGACCGCCTTCAACGGCTGGATCGACCGCTGGCTGGCCGAGCGCGATTTCGTCACCCGCGAGGAGTTCGAGGCGGTGCGCGAGATGGCGATCAAGGCCCGGTCCGAAAACGCCGAGCTGCGCGCCCGCCTGGACGCGCTGGAGGGCAAGGGCGTGGCCTCGGTCAATGCGACCGGCCCGCTCGGCACCGGCGACGCTCAGGGCTGA
- the purE gene encoding 5-(carboxyamino)imidazole ribonucleotide mutase, with protein sequence MEKAAEKPVGIIMGSQSDWPTMREAAAILDELGIGYEARIVSAHRTPDRLWDYGKTAVARGLKVIIAGAGGAAHLPGMMASKTRVPVIGVPVQTRALSGVDSLYSILQMPRGYPVATMAIGAAGAANAGLMAAGILAISDPGLAARLEAWRQALSDSIPEEPKDE encoded by the coding sequence ATGGAAAAAGCCGCCGAAAAACCCGTCGGAATCATCATGGGCAGCCAGTCCGACTGGCCGACCATGCGCGAGGCCGCCGCCATCCTGGACGAATTGGGCATCGGCTACGAGGCCCGGATCGTTTCCGCCCATCGCACGCCGGACCGGCTGTGGGACTATGGCAAGACGGCGGTGGCGCGCGGGCTGAAGGTGATCATCGCCGGCGCCGGCGGGGCCGCGCATCTGCCGGGCATGATGGCCAGCAAGACCCGGGTGCCGGTGATCGGCGTGCCGGTGCAGACCAGGGCGCTGTCTGGCGTCGATTCGCTTTATTCCATCTTGCAGATGCCCAGGGGCTACCCGGTCGCCACCATGGCCATCGGCGCGGCGGGTGCCGCCAATGCCGGGCTGATGGCGGCGGGGATCCTGGCGATCTCGGACCCCGGACTGGCGGCGCGGCTGGAGGCCTGGCGCCAGGCGCTCAGCGATTCCATCCCCGAGGAGCCCAAGGATGAGTGA
- a CDS encoding bifunctional sulfate adenylyltransferase/adenylylsulfate kinase: MSLPHHQPIRALLVSPEAGQKLRAEAARMAAWDLTPRQSADLDLLVGGGFLPLRGFLTQADHDSVLAGMRLASGALWPMPLALEVDADFAARVEPGEDIALRGPDGMIMAILSVTDKWSPERAEGAEMPGVAGPVCLGGPVKGLPGADEVRLGPNAWRARFRARGCERVLACDPADAAAGARLAAELGAELLTAGAEPRHAGPREALWQALVRRNHGATHLLLPADPAAQALLRQYRAEIGLELVEAGITQAHGM; the protein is encoded by the coding sequence ATGAGCTTGCCGCATCACCAGCCGATCCGTGCGCTTCTGGTCAGCCCCGAGGCCGGCCAGAAACTGCGGGCCGAGGCGGCGCGCATGGCCGCCTGGGATCTGACGCCCCGGCAGTCGGCGGACCTGGACCTGCTGGTCGGCGGCGGCTTCTTGCCCTTGCGGGGCTTTCTGACCCAGGCGGATCACGATTCGGTGCTGGCGGGGATGCGGCTGGCCTCGGGCGCGCTCTGGCCCATGCCGCTGGCGCTGGAGGTCGATGCGGATTTCGCGGCCAGGGTCGAGCCGGGCGAGGACATTGCCCTGCGCGGCCCCGATGGCATGATCATGGCCATCCTGTCGGTCACGGACAAATGGAGCCCCGAGAGGGCGGAAGGCGCGGAGATGCCGGGCGTGGCCGGGCCGGTCTGCCTGGGCGGGCCGGTCAAGGGGCTGCCCGGCGCGGATGAGGTCCGCCTGGGTCCGAATGCCTGGCGGGCGCGCTTCCGTGCGCGGGGCTGCGAACGGGTTCTGGCCTGCGATCCCGCCGATGCGGCCGCCGGGGCGCGGTTGGCCGCCGAGCTTGGCGCCGAACTGCTGACGGCCGGGGCCGAGCCGCGCCATGCCGGCCCGCGCGAGGCGTTGTGGCAGGCGCTGGTCCGGCGCAACCATGGCGCCACGCATCTGCTGCTGCCCGCCGATCCCGCCGCGCAGGCGCTGCTGCGGCAATACCGGGCCGAGATCGGGCTGGAACTGGTCGAGGCCGGGATCACCCAGGCGCACGGCATGTGA
- a CDS encoding Lrp/AsnC family transcriptional regulator, producing the protein MTAARLDEIDRKILAELQADGRMTNVELARRVGISAPPCLRRVRALEEMGYIRGYHADIDARELGFEVQVFAMVRLLSQSERDLSAFEALACEWPLVRECHMLNGEIDFILKCVSPDLTSFQRFLTEKLTAAPNVASVKTSLVIRCAKDEPGVPFSVVEERAAALG; encoded by the coding sequence ATGACCGCCGCCAGACTTGACGAAATCGACCGCAAAATTCTGGCAGAGTTGCAGGCCGACGGCCGCATGACCAATGTCGAACTGGCCCGCCGCGTCGGCATTTCCGCCCCGCCCTGCCTGCGCCGCGTCCGCGCGCTGGAGGAGATGGGCTATATCCGCGGCTACCATGCCGACATCGATGCGCGCGAGCTGGGCTTCGAGGTGCAGGTCTTTGCCATGGTCCGGCTGCTGAGCCAGTCCGAGCGCGACCTGTCGGCCTTCGAGGCCCTGGCCTGCGAATGGCCGCTGGTGCGCGAGTGCCACATGCTGAACGGCGAGATCGACTTCATCCTGAAATGCGTCTCGCCCGACCTGACCAGCTTCCAGCGCTTCCTGACCGAGAAGCTGACGGCGGCGCCGAACGTGGCCTCGGTCAAGACCTCGCTGGTGATCCGCTGCGCCAAGGACGAGCCGGGCGTGCCCTTCAGCGTGGTCGAGGAGCGGGCGGCGGCGCTGGGGTGA
- the pgeF gene encoding peptidoglycan editing factor PgeF, translating into MQTTLEILTHPLLASVRHGFFTRRGGASSGLFSGLNCGYGSSDQAEIVSINRTRVAEAMGVPPAGLATVHQVHSPDIAVLRAGDDPAGLAGIRADGIVTDRPGVALAVLTADCQPILLADPEAGVIGAVHAGWRGALSGVIEAAVGAMNDLGASRIRAAIGPTISQRAYEVGEDFMDEFLAEDPDYHRFFAGGPNGRPMFDLPSFGLMRLREAGVEAEWTGHCTYSDPERFFSYRRSTHQNQADYGRLISAIAL; encoded by the coding sequence ATGCAGACGACGCTTGAGATCCTGACCCATCCGCTGCTCGCCTCGGTGCGGCATGGCTTCTTCACCCGCCGCGGCGGCGCCTCCTCGGGGCTGTTCTCGGGGCTGAACTGCGGCTACGGCTCCAGCGACCAGGCCGAGATCGTCAGCATCAACCGCACCCGCGTCGCCGAGGCGATGGGCGTGCCGCCCGCCGGCCTCGCCACCGTGCACCAGGTGCATTCCCCCGACATCGCGGTGCTGCGCGCGGGCGACGATCCCGCCGGTCTTGCGGGGATTCGCGCCGACGGCATCGTCACCGACCGGCCCGGCGTGGCGCTGGCGGTGCTGACCGCCGATTGCCAGCCGATCCTGCTGGCCGATCCCGAGGCCGGGGTGATCGGCGCCGTCCATGCCGGCTGGCGCGGCGCGCTGTCCGGCGTGATCGAGGCGGCGGTGGGCGCGATGAACGACCTGGGTGCCAGCCGCATCCGCGCGGCGATCGGCCCCACGATCAGCCAGCGCGCCTATGAGGTCGGCGAGGATTTCATGGACGAATTCCTGGCCGAGGATCCGGATTACCACCGTTTCTTCGCCGGCGGGCCGAACGGGCGGCCGATGTTCGACCTGCCCTCCTTTGGCCTGATGCGGCTGCGCGAGGCCGGGGTTGAGGCGGAATGGACCGGGCATTGCACCTATTCCGATCCGGAGCGGTTCTTCTCCTATCGCCGCAGCACGCATCAGAACCAGGCCGATTACGGCCGGCTGATCTCGGCGATTGCGTTGTAG
- a CDS encoding pseudouridine synthase, with protein sequence MAEILITIPEGLSERLDKALALAAPEQAALSRSRLARLIAEGAVRGPSGPVTDGKARAETGVYLVEIGAPEPLDAQPEPIPLTIAYEDTDLIVVDKPAGMVVHPAPGAPSGTLVNALLAHCAGSLSGIGGAARPGIVHRIDKETSGLLVVAKTDRAHQGLARQFADHTARRRYLAVAHGMIDPADARLRGLPGVGFEPGGVLRIATLIGRHPGDRQRQAVSFQNGRHAVTRARVIETFGAPPAAMLVECRLETGRTHQIRVHMAHAGLGLVGDPVYGGNRRASVRALGPEGAAAVAAFPRQALHAAELGFEHPVSGQALTFASSLPPDMAGLLATLRRAPG encoded by the coding sequence ATGGCCGAAATCCTCATCACCATCCCCGAAGGACTGTCCGAGCGCCTTGATAAGGCGCTTGCCCTTGCCGCGCCAGAGCAGGCGGCGCTGTCGCGCTCGCGCCTGGCGCGGCTGATCGCCGAGGGTGCGGTCCGGGGCCCCTCGGGCCCGGTCACGGACGGCAAGGCACGGGCGGAAACCGGCGTCTACCTGGTCGAGATCGGCGCGCCCGAGCCCCTGGACGCGCAGCCCGAGCCGATCCCGCTGACCATCGCCTATGAGGATACCGACCTGATCGTGGTGGACAAGCCCGCCGGCATGGTGGTCCATCCCGCGCCCGGCGCCCCCTCGGGGACGCTGGTCAATGCGCTGCTGGCGCATTGCGCGGGCAGCCTGTCGGGCATCGGCGGCGCGGCGCGGCCCGGCATCGTGCATCGCATCGACAAGGAAACCTCGGGCCTTTTGGTGGTGGCCAAGACCGACCGCGCGCATCAGGGCCTGGCGCGGCAATTCGCCGATCACACGGCGCGGCGGCGCTACCTGGCCGTCGCGCATGGCATGATCGACCCGGCCGATGCGCGGCTGCGCGGCCTGCCGGGCGTGGGGTTCGAGCCGGGCGGCGTGCTGCGCATCGCCACGCTGATCGGCCGCCATCCCGGCGACCGGCAGCGCCAGGCCGTCAGCTTCCAGAACGGCCGCCATGCCGTGACCCGCGCCCGCGTGATCGAGACCTTCGGCGCCCCTCCCGCCGCCATGCTGGTCGAATGCCGGCTGGAGACCGGGCGCACGCATCAAATCCGCGTGCATATGGCCCATGCGGGATTGGGCCTGGTCGGCGACCCGGTCTATGGTGGCAACAGGCGGGCCTCGGTCCGGGCGCTGGGGCCGGAGGGTGCCGCGGCCGTCGCCGCCTTTCCCCGCCAGGCGCTGCACGCGGCCGAGCTGGGCTTCGAACATCCGGTCAGCGGCCAGGCGCTGACCTTTGCCAGCTCGCTGCCGCCCGACATGGCCGGCTTGCTGGCGACCTTGCGCCGCGCGCCGGGCTGA
- a CDS encoding 5-(carboxyamino)imidazole ribonucleotide synthase, protein MSELEPGATIGILGGGQLGRMLSVAASRLGYRCHVYEPGAAPAGDVAHRLTTAPYEDQAALRAFAESVDVITYEFENVPTAALDLLESIRPIRPNRHALAISQDRLSEKDFLAGIGLRTAPYRNVETESDLPEALATLGAPAILKTRRLGYDGKGQIRFSDAGQRDWTGAPSVLEGFVEFSAEISVIVARGADGQVAAYDPGLNVHREGILRTTTVPCGLPASLLTDAVLIAARIVNALDYIGVMGVELFVTADGLVVNEIAPRVHNSGHWTQAGCAVDQFEQHIRAVAGLPLGDGQRYADVEMENLIGDDVLRLPELLKQPRCQVHLYGKGEARPGRKMGHVNRVR, encoded by the coding sequence ATGAGTGAACTGGAACCCGGCGCCACCATCGGCATCCTGGGCGGCGGACAGCTGGGCCGCATGCTCTCGGTCGCGGCCAGCCGGCTGGGCTATCGCTGCCATGTCTATGAGCCGGGCGCCGCGCCGGCGGGCGATGTGGCGCATCGGCTGACCACCGCGCCCTATGAGGACCAGGCGGCGCTGCGCGCCTTTGCCGAATCGGTCGATGTCATCACCTATGAATTCGAGAACGTGCCGACGGCGGCGCTGGACCTGCTGGAATCGATCCGCCCGATCCGGCCGAACCGCCATGCCCTGGCGATCTCGCAGGACCGGCTGAGCGAAAAGGATTTCCTGGCCGGCATCGGCTTGCGCACCGCGCCCTATCGCAATGTCGAAACCGAATCCGACCTGCCCGAGGCGCTGGCGACGCTGGGCGCGCCCGCGATCCTCAAGACCCGGCGGCTGGGCTATGACGGCAAGGGGCAGATCCGTTTTTCCGATGCCGGGCAGCGGGACTGGACCGGCGCCCCCTCGGTGCTGGAAGGGTTCGTGGAATTCTCGGCCGAGATCAGCGTCATTGTGGCGCGCGGCGCGGACGGGCAGGTCGCGGCCTATGATCCGGGCCTGAACGTGCATCGCGAGGGCATCCTGCGCACCACCACCGTGCCCTGCGGCCTGCCGGCCAGCCTGCTGACCGATGCGGTGCTGATCGCGGCGCGCATCGTCAACGCGCTGGACTATATCGGCGTCATGGGGGTCGAGCTGTTCGTGACCGCGGACGGGCTGGTGGTGAACGAGATCGCGCCGCGCGTGCATAATTCCGGCCACTGGACGCAGGCCGGCTGCGCCGTGGACCAGTTCGAGCAGCATATCCGCGCCGTGGCCGGCCTGCCGCTGGGCGACGGCCAGCGTTACGCCGATGTCGAGATGGAGAACCTGATCGGCGACGACGTGCTGCGCCTGCCCGAGCTGCTGAAGCAGCCGCGCTGCCAGGTCCATCTTTACGGCAAGGGCGAGGCGCGCCCGGGCCGCAAGATGGGCCATGTCAACCGGGTGCGGTAA